A window of Oryza glaberrima chromosome 2, OglaRS2, whole genome shotgun sequence genomic DNA:
TGGATTGCAATTTTCATTGCTTGGATATCAATGCTCTCTTACTACTTGGTTGATGCAATAGATGTAATAGCTCTTCTCCATCCTTCTTTTACTTTGTTTTGGTGCTTGTTGTTTTTGTCTGCAGTTTAACAAGAATATACATCTTTGTAATGGAAACTCTTTGTGATTTGTGTTGATTAATCTTacaagctcttttttttttgccggatcattaaatttttcaaattttacagGGGGCTTCCAAAGCTTGGAACATACCAGTTGCATTCATCAGTGTTGTTTTGCTCCCAGTGGTGGGGAATTCAGCAGGACATGCTAATGCTGTCATGTTTGCAGTGAAAGACAAATTAGTAAGCACCAGCTTGCAATTGGCAACAATCTTGAATAACATTTTATTTACACTAAAAATGTAAActtctatttttgtttttttatgtttttgtaCAGGACATTTCTCTTGGAGTGGCAATAGGATCATCGATACAGATATCCATGTTTGGGGTGGGTTGTCTTTTGCCTATCAGATTGGACTATGCTTACTAGCTGTCAAGATCTGATCATCAAAAGCTGATTTTTGCTTACCTCATTTTGTAGATACCATTTTGTGTAGTGATGGGATGGATGATGGGCAAGCCAATGGACCTAAACTTCCATCTCTTTGAGACGGCAAGCCTCTTAACAACTGTACTGGTTGTTGCATTTTTGTTGCAGGTAATAAAATCATTGTGCAAAGAGAGCATTCTTTTAAAACAAAATGAGTTTGATTTCACATGATTTTAAAACATTCTTTTAAATCACACACTTTCAGGATGGGACTTCAAATTGTGTGAAAGGATTGATGCTATTTCTCTGTTATCTGATAGTAGCTGCCAGTTTTTATGTACATGCTGATCCAAATTCCAAGGGTAAGTTTATCGAATCTGAGATTTGTTTAGCATAAACTCGCTATCAATAGAGAAATAAGAAAGTTTAATTTGGACATTTTTTATAATCCATTAACACTGGGAATTTTGTCCAGCAAGTGAGAAGCCTCCACAAAACTAACAATACCTGGAATATCAGGTGGACTATGCACAAGATCTCTAGTGTGTGAACACATTTGCAGTCAGAACAGGAACTAATTGTGTTATTTTTAACTGAATTTCAAGTGCTTCAGTCCTCACATTTAGAGGTCTTTCAAGCACATCTAGTCTTGTAGATAAGCAGAAACTGAGGAGAAGCTCAAACATGATCATTCAGTTGTGTAGGCAGCAGTTACCTTGCTATTGTACCGGCAGAGATAgcacaaagaaaaaacatttgtaaatttgggATAAGTATTCATATTATGGTAATCAGATTTACAGAGTGAAATAAAGTATACAGGGAACCAATGGCACCATCTCTTTACTGGCTCCATTTTCATCTGAGTTAGtaatatatacaaaaaaaaaagtcttcaAAAAAGTATACCATAAAATCGCAAAGACCAATTTCTGCACTAACTCATGGAGGCACATCAGAATAAAACAAACATACAAGTCCAAGCACTATATTGTAAAAGGTTGCGACCATGATTATTCGTCATGCACCATTTCAAGATCAGCCTGAGGCTTTGTCTTTTTATTATCAACTTTTGAATGGCATTCTGCATCAGTATCTGTAATTCTACACTTTGACAAAGGTGCTGAAGAGGTTTCTGCTTTGTCCTCGGTTTTCTCCATCGGTGCGAATTCAGGAGATTCTCCTTCTGTTGTACTAGTCATTGAGGATATGGATTCTCTTGCTTTCTGTTGTTCTTCCAATATCTTCTGCAAATATCTTGCGTGTTCCTCTATGCGCAGCTGTAATTGCCTTTGTACCTGATGACCAAGAAAGATGTTAACACTGCAAGTTTatctaaatatataatattcaGGTAAGCATGCTTTGATGAACAATAATGTGTAAATTTCCTTAATACAAAGGTGCGCAATCCTTTTGCGTATTCCcgaaaaaataatgtgtaaattGCTCCAAAAAGAATACTGTGTAAATACTAAGTCTTGTAACCATAATCTGGAATCAGGGCTGCTGCAAACATATGAACATACAGTGTCACCTTAATTAGCCTTCAAAATACTGCCCTGACATGTCTGATGCTTACCTCTAGTTGTTCATGGAGTTGTTTCTGGACCTCCATTTGCATCCGAAGAGCTTCTGCCATTTGAGCACTCCTAATTAAGAAACAGAAAACAGTATGAAGTTTTACAGTTTATGCATGCAGACAGCAGGATATGTTCAATGTTAGGCAGTAAGTCATTGAAAGGAAGGGAGATGCTCACTTCTTTTTTGCATGATCATTTCCATTAGCCactgattttgttttcttttcttcttgcttCTTGTCTAGATCGAGCATGCATCAGAACCAATAGTTAATAATTACCGACAAAGCTAATTATTTCATATTTCCTAAGATATTTAAACTTCCTCTTTGGCTTAATTGCCTTACATTCTTTTGTCTCTGGAAGATACTTCGCAAGCCGATACTTCTGCATTGTGACAAGTAGTGTTTTAACCATTATAAATAATGATTTTATATGAAATAATTTGACTATGGATCAAAAAAATTTCACTAAAGCACCTGTAAGTGGCTCTTTATATGATAGATGGTCAAGCCCTCTACCTTCATAAGCTTCAGAACACCCTTGGGAGTTGCCTCTACAAGATGTATCAAATAGAACATAAAAGGATGGTTTTATTTTCTCAAGATCAAATTCCTCTCAATGAACTAGAGTGATCACCCTACTTTCTGGCCCTTCAAGCTTGTTCACGGCATCTACGAAACGCTCGTGGAGCTCCGGTGTCCACCTCAGTCTTGGTTTGTTACATGATGCAGTTCCAGATGAAGACCGAGATGAACTCAACTGAACTTTAGCAGGAGATCTTGCATCCTGCAGATCCTCCTGATCAGAGCAAGATGACACTGGAAGAGACATAAGTTGCGGTGGTCTGTCGTATATGTCCTAAGGAACAAGAAAATAAGTGATTAAAATGCAAATCAAGCCATGATAAATATTCACAAGTGAACATTGAAAAAACCTTTTGCAAGTAGTAATTGATACCCATTAAATTAGAGGATAAATAAACATataatttagtaaaaaaatatcaatgatGAAGCTAAGGAACTCACATCTAACCGAGGACTCTCCTCATTGTTTGAGATCGCAATTCCGAGCTGTTCAGACAAGAACTGAAACTCCATCTGCTCATTATAAGCCATGGCACTGCATTTCCCATGGAAGCTACAATCTGAAGAGAGGTTAAGAAAGTCCTTGAGGTCATCTGTGTGTTCATCATCAGCATGACCACTATTTCTGAGATCAGCATCAAGGAGCATCAGAGAGCTGGATGATTGCCCAGCTGAATTCTGCTGCTGCTCACATTTAGGAGGTTGTGGCAGGAAAGGCAAATAACCGGTTTTTCGGCATGAACCAGAGTTCATCGGTGATGAGGTGTACAGACTTGTACAAAATGTAGAAGAACTAGACAAAATTGGGTCCGAAAACTCGGCTTGCGACATGCGAGAAAGTGAACTTTCACCATTTGAGTCAGTACTAAATGGAAGGATCTTTGGCAGGCTAGATGAACTGATTGATTCGGTCTTAATGTTTGAGGATTGGATAGCACATGATAATGAGGTACTATTTGTTGAACCACAGAGATCATAGTCATAGTTAGCGTTGGAGAGCACATGAGCTGATGGCTGTGGAACAGTGTATGCTTGTGCGATTTTGTCAGGGCCACTGAATTGCTTTACAGCAATGACACTCTGTGTGCTCATGGCTCCTTGAGATTGTTGATGTCTTGGTCATTCACACCTAATATGAGAACTGAGATGGAATGCTTGCTCCAAGCCTGCACTACAAAAGTAAATATCCAGTCAATAGCACTGAAAAATTGAAGCCTTATCAGAGCATGTAGTCCaaaatgtgtgtttttttttgtcataaataGATTGAAATTTTGTTAAGAAATATGGGTACAGAAGCTCAATCTTGTCGATTGGGCTTGGCTTCTATCAGAAAGATAACTTGGAGACAAAAGAAGAGATAAAACCATGCTAACTTAAACTAATATGCTGAATATAGTAAAATTCTGGACAAAACAAGATGGACAAATGATTTGAACCTTTCAACAATCTAACAGCAGCCAACCTTTAAGTGACAAGAAAAGTCTTGTCTATACATCAGAGCacacatcaaactttcctatTCAGAAGCCAAACTCAAAtcaaatttaagaaaaatagaaacatATACAAGCCACCTATGAAAATATTGTATGGTTTGAGGTAAAATCACATCAATTAAGGTCATGGCATTCTCTTTTCCTCAGAAAGAGTTGCGCACTTCAAAAGAAAATCATGACAATTCCAACCGATGCCCGGGAAGAAAAGCAGAAAGGGGAAGAACAGAAATCTGAAAGAGAGCAAAAGGAGATAGGCAGCTGTCGCCAAAGTAAGCAcacaaataaactaaaaaacGCAACTGCACCATGAGAATTGAGAAATGAGAACAAGGCAACCTAGGACTGCAAATCCAAGAAAGAACGAAGCCAAGAAGGCGTGAATCCAGGTAAGAAAATGCAAACAAGATGGAAGATTCAACTCCATCTGATAATCAAGAAGATGAGTTGAAGAGATTCAGAAACAAGAACCTGTCAGTCCTCTCCTTCCACAGCAAgcaccctctctcctctcttctcctatCCAAactgtcctctctctctccctctctctctctctctaaattaCTCCTGCCTGCAAATGATTAGTCATTTTCTGTGAACCACCTTGGATGGATAGTTGATTGTTTTGACTGTTCTCGTTTCACTCTGAAAGAGTCTGAAGTAGTAGTAGAAGATACAAGCACGCTGTTGCTTTCTGTTGCTTTTGTGCTACTGTGCTTTTGCACAAAATGCTGCAGTGTGTCTCAACACCTGCAATCTGCAGCAAAATGGATGCCTAATTCTGAAGAAACTCAAGCAAGTTTTGTCAAAGTCTGATGCTTTTACAAATCCCTCAATTTATGTTCACATTTTGTTTTAATAATCAACCGCACGAATATTTTTCTTGTAAGCTAAGTCCTCCTATCCTATGTGGTGGTAGCAGAATTGAttattgtaatttgtaaatcACAGCTAAGCTGTGACGAATAGGAAAGCAAAAACTTGCTGACCTGATTCAGATTAGCCTAGCGTAAATGCCAAAGCAAAACGAAGCCGTCGCTTGCGTGACGGGTTGACCAAATAATTAAACTGTGTGATGCcgtcaaattaattaagatttCAAACCATCTATAGTCCTGCacccccgtcccaaaataaattcgtttgtggttttttttccaacgtttaaccgtccgttttatttaaaaaagtttataaaaaataagtcacacataaaatactattcatattttatcatctaataacaataaaaatattcataaaaaaatcaaagacgAGCGGTCAAGCGTTAGAGACagaaatttataaataaacttattttggaaagGGTGTACTGTACTAGCTAGTGCGTGTGCTTGAGttaatcatgggtagggtaagCTTAATCATGtgagttcttaaaaaaaaaaagcttaatcATGTGGATTTTCCTTCCTAGACCACAAATCACTAAAACTTCAAACATACAAAATGAAGGGTTTTGAAAAACTCCACGGAATCAAACTGTTTTGTACTATGAAATTGGTGTGTTCAAATTTGCAAAATGAAACTTTCATTAGGGGAAAAAATCAGAAGAAATTGGTGTGTTCCAAAAGGAGtcggaagaaaataaaattccattaggggaaaaaaatcagcCTGCATGCAGAAAtagtttccaactttccatGTGAGTTCGTTTTGTGTTCCGGTGGACCCCACCCATTGGTCCCAGCCTTCCAGGACACTGATTGGTCCACGTAGATCCACTAGACGACAAAACTGATGCTGCTCTGTTCTCTAAATTGTTTCTCGTAAAGAAAGACCGTAGATGTACGCGTATAACGACATCTGAAAACTGGGTATGATAGTGAAATTATTTACTGGTTTGAACGAAATTAACACTACAAATTAATAATCAGTTTACcattatattaaattatttaCTGAGTATTCCATTATATTACACATATTCTAAGGCTACGTTCGTTCATTCGGGTTCATTTGGGTTAGGATAACCATCACTCCCAACACGCTGAACGGAGTGATatattaacacataattaattaaatattagctaaaacaactagaaaaataaataaatatgattttttaaagcagcttttctatgaaaaaattaaaatatatatattatttaatagtttgagAAGGCAGAAAACGATAGAGTATAAGTTAGGAAAGTGTTCAAAAGAACGTAGCCTAAATCGTCGTGCCTTGTCAATTTGAGTTGGGAATGAAGAGGGATTACTACTTGTTTTCATAAACACATGTCTCGATCATATCTAGCATAATTAAATAGTCATCTATGGAAAAGCTAATTGCGGGATAATTAAGTTAATAATTAGCGAGTGGTCGAGAGATTGCCATGGAGGATTAGACCAGTAACTGAGCTTCCGTTGCCTAACCAAATTTGCCACTGACTGGATATCTTAAACTCTTTTGAAGATCTCACGCATGTCTGTCCAAATCTATATCTATCTGTCCAATTAATCCCAGGAAAACTAACAGGTGTCTGCCTCTCATGAGATGCCCATCCAAATTGAGTTCCACACTTGCTGCAAACTGCAAAGTAGTCCTAGGAGTGTAAGCATATGATGTAATCGTAGAATTCCTGATTCAATCATGCTCGGAGTAGTAAAACACGGctgtggctgtgtttagttcgtttgtcaaaattttattttattggagTATACGcacatatatttaaagtattaaacgtaaactaataataaaataaattacagattccacctgtaaactgctaGACGAATCTagtaagcct
This region includes:
- the LOC127764138 gene encoding protein PHOSPHATE STARVATION RESPONSE 3, translated to MSTQSVIAVKQFSGPDKIAQAYTVPQPSAHVLSNANYDYDLCGSTNSTSLSCAIQSSNIKTESISSSSLPKILPFSTDSNGESSLSRMSQAEFSDPILSSSSTFCTSLYTSSPMNSGSCRKTGYLPFLPQPPKCEQQQNSAGQSSSSLMLLDADLRNSGHADDEHTDDLKDFLNLSSDCSFHGKCSAMAYNEQMEFQFLSEQLGIAISNNEESPRLDDIYDRPPQLMSLPVSSCSDQEDLQDARSPAKVQLSSSRSSSGTASCNKPRLRWTPELHERFVDAVNKLEGPEKATPKGVLKLMKVEGLTIYHIKSHLQKYRLAKYLPETKEYKKQEEKKTKSVANGNDHAKKKSAQMAEALRMQMEVQKQLHEQLEVQRQLQLRIEEHARYLQKILEEQQKARESISSMTSTTEGESPEFAPMEKTEDKAETSSAPLSKCRITDTDAECHSKVDNKKTKPQADLEMVHDE